One Schistocerca nitens isolate TAMUIC-IGC-003100 chromosome 1, iqSchNite1.1, whole genome shotgun sequence DNA segment encodes these proteins:
- the LOC126199277 gene encoding uncharacterized protein DDB_G0271670-like: MVVVVVVVVVVVVVVVLPSSSSYSSSSSSSSSSSSSSSSSSSSYSSSSYSSSSYSSSSYSSSSYSSSSYSSSSYYSSSSYYSSSSYHSSLSSSSSSSSLSSSSSSSSLSSSSSSSSLSSSSSSSSLSSSSSSSSSSSSSSSSSSSSSSSSKQNRSDIFSSDVCGSCI; the protein is encoded by the exons gtgttgCCATCCTCATCCTCCtactcctcatcctcatcctcctcctcctcatcctcatcctcctcctcctcctcctcatcctcctactCCTCATCCTCCTACTCCTCATCCTCCTACTCCTCATCCTCCTACTCCTCATCCTCCTACTCCTCATCCTCCTACTCCTCATCCTCCTACTACTCCTCATCCTCCTACTACTCCTCATCCTCCTACCAC tcgtcattgtcctcctcatcatcctcatcgtcattgtcctcctcatcatcctcatcgtcattgtcctcctcatcatcctcatcgtcattgtcctcctcatcatcctcatcgtCATTGTCCTCCTCTTCAtcgtcctcgtcctcctcctcatcgtcatcatcctcgtcctcctcatcgtcctcgtcctc AAAGCAGAATCGAAGTGACATTTTCAGCAGTGATGTTTGTGGATCTTgtatctga